A part of Acropora palmata chromosome 8, jaAcrPala1.3, whole genome shotgun sequence genomic DNA contains:
- the LOC141890408 gene encoding ceramide phosphoethanolamine synthase-like — MAGCEESCGFYFVFALVTFFVWMDLSFFDELGEHGSFYNSTVADQMMFPVKSIKLRMTDHTDHYINLPWMQFLNDNTGLYAVPGVTPNLITGIHFCLSILAAKCFISGSLGLRRLGAVLYEIRSQLDILDGVVFRAQQNMKNNFVSVWGTMGYLIDAFADMCGGIFVAGACTIFLNRYPPWKRVRNKPHNELESGRKALSFQSNSEEKYVHVTRRSINIRMLLVVVQIIARSGFWDHYMHSYVELLEKPNPDIPRELQSEVLSYRSTWVVMWLWKVSSADACLQYTILAILFDKLWVWVQMLNYFGPLELAFVIVVSQLHLMEVRAYLLGT, encoded by the exons ATGGCCGGATGTGAAGAGAGTTGTGgcttctattttgtttttgctctgGTGACGTTTTTCGTTTGGATGGATCTAAGCTTCTTCGATGAACTTGGAGAGCATGGTTCGTTTTATAATTCCACCGTCGCTGATCAAATGATGTTCCCAGTGAAAAGTATAAAACTTCGAATGACGGACCACACAGATCATTACATAAATCTCCCATGGATGCAATTTTTGAACGACAACACTGGTTTGTACGCTGTTCCAGGCGTAACTCCGAATTTGATAACCGGTATTCACTTTTGTCTTTCTATTCTTGCTGCCAAGTGTTTTATTTCAGGATCGCTCGGTCTCCGAAGACTTGGAGCTGTCCTGTACGAGATTCGTAGTCAGTTGGATATTTTAGATGGTGTCGTTTTTCGTGCCCAACAAAACATGAAGAACAATTTCGTGTCAGTCTGGGGGACCATGGGTTATCTAATCGACGCATTTGCTGACATGTGTGGAGGAATTTTTGTCGCTGGGGCCTGTACGATTTTTTTGAATCGATACCCTCCGTGGAAGCGTGTCAGGAACAAACCTCACAATGAGCTGGAATCTGGGAGGAAAGCTTTGAGCTTTCAAAGCAACAGCGAAGAGAAATATGTCCATGTTACCCGCCGTTCTATTAACATAAGAATGTTGCTTGTTGTGGTCCAGATAATTGCTAGAAGTGGATTTTGGGATCACTATATGCATTCGTACGTGGAGTTACTGGAGAAACCGAACCCAGACATACCAAGA GAGTTACAATCTGAAGTATTAAGTTACCGCAGCACTTGGGTGGTGATGTGGTTGTGGAAGGTTTCCAGTGCTGATGCATGTTTGCAATACACCATTCTGGCAATCTTGTTTGATAAGTTATGG GTGTGGGTGCAGATGTTGAACTACTTTGGTCCATTAGAGTTAGCATTTGTTATAGTGGTTTCTCAGCTTCATTTAATGGAG GTGAGAGCATACCTGTTGGGAACATAA